One window of Polyangiaceae bacterium genomic DNA carries:
- a CDS encoding FAD-dependent oxidoreductase, which translates to MASEVLVIGAGLSGLRAAEYLTNAGVDVTVLEARDRVGGRLWSQPLANGVFDIGGQWIGPGQHRMYALAKRLGLATFPTYDDGKKILGVGDKLSYYRAAIPRVGPLDMVQLGLALSYLELVRRSVDPSKPWAARAARRLDAVSVEALKQKLWLSKSIDASFDAALRVIFGVENSELSVLHFLAYQNAGGGLLKLAEIRGGAQQDRIQGGAQGFAKGLAEALGDRVVLSTPVHAIERTGGSAVVFSGTQRFEAKRVILALPPLLSGRIRHVPELPQPTQQLLQRFPMGMTIKVLATYERPFWRAKGFSGEAVLDSGPFSVVFDNCDVNGRQPALVGFSVAQPGREFARLPEDERKRRALAEFVRLFGPEARDATAYVEQNWAAEEYSQGCPVGVLGTGVWTTSGHAVREPVAPIHFAGTETATEWMGYMEGAVQSGERAAEEVLAAL; encoded by the coding sequence ATGGCCTCGGAAGTTCTGGTGATCGGTGCAGGTTTGTCCGGTCTGCGTGCGGCGGAATACCTGACGAACGCGGGGGTCGACGTAACTGTGCTCGAGGCGAGAGACCGCGTGGGTGGGCGCCTCTGGAGTCAGCCTCTAGCCAACGGAGTATTCGACATCGGGGGTCAGTGGATTGGTCCCGGCCAGCACCGCATGTATGCGTTGGCCAAGCGCCTGGGCCTCGCGACCTTCCCGACCTATGACGATGGAAAGAAGATCCTGGGCGTCGGGGACAAACTCTCATATTACCGCGCGGCAATACCCCGAGTTGGCCCGCTGGATATGGTTCAGCTCGGCCTTGCACTCTCTTACCTCGAGCTCGTCCGACGCAGCGTTGATCCTTCCAAGCCTTGGGCGGCGCGTGCCGCCCGTCGCCTGGATGCGGTGAGCGTCGAAGCGCTCAAGCAGAAGCTCTGGCTGAGCAAGTCCATCGACGCGAGCTTCGACGCCGCGCTGCGCGTGATCTTTGGTGTCGAGAACAGCGAGCTCAGCGTGCTCCACTTTCTGGCCTATCAGAACGCGGGCGGTGGCTTGCTGAAGCTAGCCGAGATCCGCGGCGGCGCGCAGCAGGATCGCATTCAGGGTGGCGCTCAGGGCTTCGCGAAAGGGCTCGCCGAGGCCCTTGGGGACAGGGTCGTTCTCAGCACTCCGGTGCACGCGATTGAGCGCACTGGCGGCTCTGCCGTGGTCTTCAGCGGCACCCAGCGTTTCGAGGCGAAACGCGTGATCCTGGCGCTTCCGCCGCTGCTTTCGGGGCGAATCCGCCACGTACCGGAGCTCCCGCAGCCTACCCAGCAACTGCTTCAGCGTTTCCCTATGGGAATGACGATCAAGGTCCTCGCGACCTATGAGCGACCCTTCTGGCGAGCGAAGGGCTTCTCCGGTGAGGCGGTGCTCGACTCCGGGCCGTTCAGTGTGGTGTTCGACAACTGTGACGTGAACGGCCGCCAGCCAGCGCTCGTCGGCTTTAGCGTAGCGCAGCCTGGCCGAGAGTTCGCGAGACTCCCTGAGGATGAGCGGAAGCGGCGCGCGTTGGCGGAGTTCGTCCGACTCTTCGGGCCCGAGGCGCGGGACGCGACGGCGTACGTCGAGCAGAACTGGGCGGCGGAGGAGTACTCCCAAGGGTGTCCGGTTGGGGTGCTTGGAACCGGCGTCTGGACGACGAGCGGACACGCGGTGCGCGAGCCCGTAGCGCCGATTCACTTCGCGGGAACCGAGACCGCTACTGAGTGGATGGGCTACATGGAAGGCGCCGTGCAATCTGGTGAACGTGCGGCGGAGGAAGTGCTCGCGGCGCTCTAG
- a CDS encoding 2-hydroxychromene-2-carboxylate isomerase — MARAEPLGEIEFFFDFLSPYAFLAWHGVQPLAAKHDRTLKPKPLLLAALLNHWGTKGPAETPAKARFVFLDCARRARSRELEFRCPVYHPFNPLLACRLATQAAAGDDQIAVIGCLWEHGWQRGGDLGDPDSLRQALSAAGLNAAELMERARSPEAKQELRNNSEEALERSVFGVPTMFLGESMYWGFDQLDLVDAELSGEPPLRLEELVERLPKGASASR, encoded by the coding sequence ATGGCGCGCGCTGAACCTCTGGGCGAGATCGAGTTCTTCTTCGATTTCCTTTCCCCCTACGCTTTCCTCGCCTGGCACGGCGTACAGCCGCTGGCAGCGAAGCACGACCGCACGCTGAAACCGAAGCCGCTTTTGCTAGCGGCCCTACTCAACCATTGGGGTACCAAAGGTCCCGCAGAGACACCTGCCAAGGCACGCTTCGTGTTCCTCGACTGCGCGCGTCGGGCGCGAAGCCGCGAACTCGAGTTCCGCTGCCCCGTCTATCACCCCTTCAATCCGCTCTTGGCGTGCCGCTTGGCGACCCAGGCAGCAGCCGGGGACGACCAAATAGCCGTGATTGGTTGCTTGTGGGAGCACGGATGGCAGCGCGGCGGCGACCTCGGTGACCCCGATTCATTGCGCCAAGCACTCTCGGCCGCCGGGCTGAACGCTGCGGAGCTGATGGAGCGCGCTAGATCCCCCGAGGCAAAGCAGGAGCTCCGCAATAACTCCGAGGAGGCGCTGGAGCGGAGTGTGTTCGGCGTCCCGACCATGTTCCTCGGGGAATCGATGTACTGGGGCTTCGACCAGCTGGATCTGGTGGACGCAGAGCTCTCCGGAGAGCCGCCGCTCAGACTCGAAGAGCTGGTAGAGCGGCTGCCAAAGGGCGCGTCCGCCAGTCGTTGA
- a CDS encoding alpha/beta fold hydrolase, whose amino-acid sequence MRPLFLFAHGAGAPSSHPWMQGWAERLSTLGEVVRFDYPYMREGRRTPDRQPKLIEAHRAALHEAKEQSKGKDRPVFLIGKSMGSRMGCHVALEEPVSAVICFGYPLQGMGSSDPKKRRDAVLKQLSTPILFVQGTRDKLCPLDVLAETRRQMKASNELYVVESGDHSLQCTKGQLKAWGKTQDDVDQDILAAIALFVAKHSD is encoded by the coding sequence ATGCGACCGCTCTTTCTGTTCGCCCATGGCGCTGGCGCGCCGAGCTCTCATCCCTGGATGCAGGGTTGGGCGGAGCGTCTCTCGACCCTCGGCGAGGTCGTGCGCTTCGACTATCCCTATATGCGAGAGGGACGGCGCACCCCAGACCGCCAACCGAAGCTGATCGAAGCTCACCGAGCGGCGCTCCACGAAGCCAAAGAGCAGAGCAAAGGTAAGGACCGCCCGGTGTTCCTGATTGGAAAGAGCATGGGCAGCCGCATGGGTTGCCACGTGGCGCTCGAGGAACCCGTTTCCGCGGTGATTTGCTTCGGCTATCCGCTACAAGGCATGGGCAGCAGCGATCCAAAGAAGCGGCGAGACGCCGTGCTCAAACAGCTCTCCACCCCGATTCTCTTCGTGCAGGGCACGCGCGACAAGCTGTGTCCGTTGGATGTGCTGGCCGAGACGAGACGCCAGATGAAGGCCTCGAACGAACTCTATGTCGTCGAGTCTGGAGACCACTCCCTGCAGTGCACCAAGGGTCAGCTCAAGGCGTGGGGCAAGACACAGGACGACGTGGATCAGGACATTCTTGCTGCCATCGCACTGTTCGTCGCCAAACACTCTGACTAG
- a CDS encoding response regulator: MIGEYVEHALTWSETSLLSTPSDNSEPRSTRRPRRRRLLVIEPDPDTSRRLQLLLEPQYEVTAVSSALIGLRNVLETARFDLVVCELSALELTGMRLFDDLAELGQKLDRLALMASSIDSPRAGCFLEESGGPWLRKPFLEQDFLAFVDSRLNL, from the coding sequence GTGATCGGAGAATACGTGGAGCACGCGCTCACTTGGTCTGAAACTAGCCTACTGAGTACCCCCTCCGACAACTCGGAGCCGCGTTCCACCCGTCGACCGCGTCGACGTCGCTTGCTCGTGATCGAGCCGGATCCAGACACCAGCCGCCGGCTACAGCTGCTGCTTGAACCGCAGTACGAAGTCACCGCTGTGTCCAGCGCGCTCATCGGCCTGCGCAACGTACTCGAGACCGCGCGCTTCGATCTCGTCGTGTGCGAGCTCTCCGCTCTTGAACTCACGGGGATGCGACTGTTCGATGATCTCGCTGAGCTCGGTCAGAAGCTGGATCGTCTCGCGCTCATGGCGAGCAGCATCGACTCACCCCGCGCAGGCTGCTTCCTCGAGGAGTCTGGAGGTCCCTGGTTACGCAAGCCCTTCCTCGAGCAAGACTTCCTCGCATTCGTCGACTCCAGATTGAACCTGTAG
- a CDS encoding MATE family efflux transporter, which produces MALSPPPERSSRGVEFTTRSAYLDEMKALVRLALPLAGANFGQMLLGAVDTAVVGRLGAVELGAAGLGNSLFFCVSILGMGVMMGLDPLVSQAHGAKQHAEARRTLWQGVWLAFAGMIPLGIGIVALAAQLERLGIDAEAANHTRAYLGSRLWGLLPFLLFAAVRSYLQSVGRATPMFYGAVLANLINLPMSWVLVFGDAGLVRLGLPALGVPELGVAGAGYTSAFCTLLQLLVLVKAVRGLAVAEAAEGERFRRPNAPLMRRALRLGLPIGFTLLAEVGIFSLTNVAMGNLGQTALAAHQVAITLASATFMIPLGIGAAASVRVGQAVGARDEPGVRRAGLCALALGVGFMSLGALVFLTVPDSLSRVITDQSEVVAAAVPLLWVAAVFQIFDGAQAVLAGALRGAGDTTVPLVLNLAGYYLVGTPVGLGLAFLAGRGAVGLWWGLSSGLIFVALTLGARFFRLTSRGLAPV; this is translated from the coding sequence TTGGCCCTCTCACCGCCACCAGAGCGCAGCTCGCGAGGAGTGGAGTTCACTACGCGTTCCGCGTACTTGGACGAGATGAAGGCGCTCGTGCGCCTGGCCCTGCCGCTCGCAGGGGCAAACTTCGGTCAGATGCTCCTGGGCGCCGTGGACACCGCGGTCGTCGGCCGCTTGGGCGCCGTGGAGTTGGGGGCCGCGGGGCTCGGCAACAGCCTGTTCTTCTGCGTGTCGATCCTCGGCATGGGAGTCATGATGGGCCTCGACCCATTGGTCAGTCAGGCCCACGGCGCGAAGCAGCATGCCGAGGCGCGGCGCACGCTGTGGCAAGGCGTTTGGCTTGCGTTCGCCGGAATGATTCCCCTCGGAATCGGGATTGTGGCGCTAGCTGCTCAGCTCGAACGCCTTGGCATCGACGCTGAGGCCGCCAATCACACCCGGGCATACCTAGGCTCGCGGCTATGGGGCCTCTTGCCCTTCTTGCTGTTCGCTGCCGTGCGCAGCTACTTGCAGTCTGTCGGTCGAGCCACGCCCATGTTCTACGGTGCGGTACTCGCGAACCTGATCAACCTGCCGATGAGCTGGGTGTTGGTGTTTGGAGACGCCGGCCTCGTTCGCCTCGGCTTGCCCGCGCTCGGTGTGCCTGAGCTGGGTGTCGCGGGTGCGGGCTACACGAGCGCGTTCTGTACTCTGCTGCAGCTCCTCGTCTTGGTGAAGGCCGTGCGCGGCTTGGCTGTGGCAGAGGCGGCGGAGGGTGAGCGGTTTCGCCGCCCCAACGCGCCGTTGATGCGTCGTGCGCTGCGATTGGGGCTCCCGATTGGGTTCACCTTGCTAGCGGAGGTCGGTATCTTTTCGTTGACCAACGTCGCGATGGGGAACCTTGGTCAGACGGCGCTGGCAGCTCACCAGGTCGCGATCACGCTGGCCAGCGCTACGTTTATGATTCCGCTCGGAATTGGTGCGGCCGCCAGCGTGCGCGTGGGGCAGGCGGTGGGCGCTCGCGACGAACCTGGCGTGCGTCGGGCTGGTTTGTGCGCCTTGGCGTTGGGCGTGGGCTTCATGAGTCTCGGCGCGCTGGTATTCCTGACCGTTCCTGACAGCTTGTCGCGGGTGATCACCGATCAGTCGGAGGTCGTGGCCGCGGCGGTGCCGCTCTTGTGGGTGGCGGCGGTGTTTCAGATCTTCGACGGCGCGCAGGCGGTGCTGGCTGGCGCACTGCGCGGCGCCGGCGACACGACCGTGCCTTTGGTGCTGAACCTGGCCGGCTACTATCTGGTGGGCACACCGGTTGGCCTGGGTCTCGCGTTCCTCGCGGGTCGTGGCGCCGTCGGGCTCTGGTGGGGACTCTCCAGCGGGCTGATCTTCGTCGCGCTGACCCTCGGGGCGCGCTTTTTCCGCCTGACGTCTCGCGGCCTGGCGCCGGTCTGA
- a CDS encoding SDR family NAD(P)-dependent oxidoreductase yields MSDSQDAQRWTGKVALVTGASSGIGRATARALHALGMRVAVTGRREERLQALRGELGDSLLPLPCDLRDLESIKSVFARIQESWGGIDVLVNNAGIGHETPLIGGDAEHWREMLEVNVLALCECTSLAVSDMQRRGVEGHIIHISSMSAHRVPSGSGVYSATKYAVRSLTEGLRQELRELGSPIRVSSVSPGFVETEFHSRYFQSEERAQATYRRYKVLQPEDIAKSVIHLLTAPPHVQIHDVLVRATEQPT; encoded by the coding sequence ATGAGTGACTCCCAGGACGCACAACGCTGGACAGGCAAGGTAGCGCTCGTCACCGGCGCATCTTCGGGCATTGGACGCGCGACCGCTCGCGCGCTGCACGCGCTGGGGATGCGCGTAGCCGTAACGGGACGTCGCGAGGAACGCCTGCAGGCGCTGCGCGGAGAGCTAGGAGACAGCCTCCTACCCCTGCCCTGCGACCTGCGCGACTTGGAGAGCATCAAGTCCGTTTTCGCGCGGATACAAGAGAGCTGGGGCGGCATCGACGTATTGGTAAACAATGCCGGGATCGGTCACGAGACACCGCTCATCGGCGGAGACGCGGAGCACTGGCGAGAGATGCTCGAGGTCAATGTGCTCGCGCTGTGCGAGTGCACCTCGCTAGCGGTCTCGGACATGCAGCGCCGCGGGGTCGAGGGCCACATCATTCACATCTCGAGCATGTCCGCTCACCGCGTCCCGTCAGGTAGCGGCGTCTACTCCGCTACGAAGTACGCGGTGCGCTCCCTCACCGAGGGGCTTCGCCAGGAGCTTCGGGAACTCGGCAGCCCGATCCGCGTGAGCTCCGTGAGCCCAGGCTTTGTGGAAACAGAGTTCCACAGCCGCTACTTCCAGAGCGAGGAGCGAGCTCAGGCCACCTACCGGCGCTACAAGGTCCTGCAGCCTGAAGACATCGCGAAGAGTGTGATCCATTTGCTCACGGCGCCGCCCCATGTGCAGATCCACGACGTCCTGGTGCGCGCGACCGAACAGCCCACTTGA
- a CDS encoding antibiotic biosynthesis monooxygenase, which yields MIVVTNRIPVADGHEEDFEDRFSKRVHLVDQSPGFIRNEVHRPRPMKFDHEAGGFVPDPEKEGFYEVKTWWRSFDDFVAWTRSPAFAEAHKNRAPKEMFRGPNVLEVHEVFLSTDLGDEAKRNA from the coding sequence ATGATCGTCGTGACGAATCGCATTCCGGTGGCCGACGGCCACGAAGAGGACTTTGAAGACCGCTTCAGCAAGCGCGTTCACCTGGTGGATCAGTCGCCGGGGTTCATTCGCAACGAAGTCCACCGTCCGCGCCCGATGAAGTTCGATCACGAGGCTGGGGGCTTCGTCCCAGATCCCGAAAAGGAAGGCTTCTACGAGGTGAAGACCTGGTGGAGGAGCTTCGACGATTTCGTTGCCTGGACCCGTAGCCCCGCGTTCGCCGAAGCCCACAAGAACCGCGCGCCGAAGGAGATGTTCCGCGGCCCCAACGTGCTTGAAGTGCACGAGGTGTTCTTGTCGACGGATCTCGGCGACGAAGCCAAGCGCAACGCCTAG
- a CDS encoding RNA polymerase sigma factor: MSDATLDSTVGSLGLVPGPAKRLEREVMAQADVVSLEAELVGRALDGDGQAFATLVRPHLGLMFRLAMRACHNQAIAEDAVQESLTIAFKELHRYTPGTSLKAFLTSIAIKRAHTLFRGERRRRTREDASAEPERAASPLELLSAERTAHLVREALSSMPEKRREAAMMRLDGNLSYAEIADAIGSTEGSARVLVHLALKELKQKLAEIGAVPQQADASAEGDAS, encoded by the coding sequence ATGTCGGACGCAACACTGGATTCCACGGTCGGCAGCTTGGGGCTGGTCCCCGGTCCCGCAAAGCGCCTAGAACGTGAGGTGATGGCTCAGGCTGACGTGGTCTCGCTAGAAGCGGAGTTGGTGGGGCGCGCCCTGGACGGAGACGGCCAGGCCTTTGCCACCTTGGTGCGCCCGCACCTGGGCCTGATGTTTCGCCTCGCGATGCGCGCCTGCCACAATCAGGCCATCGCGGAGGACGCCGTTCAGGAGAGCCTGACGATCGCGTTCAAGGAGCTCCACCGCTACACCCCGGGCACTTCGCTCAAGGCGTTCCTCACCTCGATCGCCATCAAGCGCGCACACACCCTGTTCCGCGGGGAACGGCGTCGTAGGACGCGTGAGGACGCTTCGGCGGAGCCGGAGCGCGCAGCCTCTCCCCTCGAGCTGCTCAGCGCGGAGCGCACCGCCCACTTGGTGCGCGAAGCTCTCTCCAGCATGCCGGAGAAGCGCCGCGAGGCAGCCATGATGCGCCTCGACGGTAACCTGTCTTACGCCGAGATCGCCGACGCCATCGGCTCGACCGAAGGTTCAGCGCGGGTGCTGGTGCACTTGGCCCTCAAAGAACTCAAACAGAAACTCGCCGAAATCGGCGCTGTCCCCCAGCAAGCCGATGCGAGCGCAGAAGGAGATGCGTCGTGA
- a CDS encoding alpha/beta fold hydrolase, whose amino-acid sequence MTAALFVFATAPLSTACDDARYGDRAAPGARSSEAPDKAPTSHFPAATQSARSTAPSSPSLSYLSFELGGARTDDTLPLLIAIHGLGDSPENFSHWLRGLDIKLRLIVPRAPTSYGHGYSWFPYRADRAEHELAEGIARSRDLLERLVDDLLGKFGSSDKPAVLGFSQGGMLSFALAAHAPERFSLVMPLGGLLPGELDPPPIAAPQSRPELLAFHGTDDRIVPFADAKRATERLSALGYDVHLHSYPGVGHQIPPDMRAAVFAKLREWAAR is encoded by the coding sequence ATGACCGCCGCGCTGTTCGTGTTTGCGACAGCCCCGTTGTCGACGGCGTGTGATGACGCCAGGTACGGGGACCGAGCTGCCCCTGGGGCGCGCTCCAGCGAGGCACCTGACAAGGCGCCCACCTCACATTTCCCCGCGGCAACTCAGAGCGCAAGAAGCACCGCCCCGAGTTCGCCTTCACTGAGCTATTTGAGCTTCGAGCTCGGTGGTGCCAGGACTGACGATACCCTGCCTTTGCTGATCGCCATCCATGGGCTTGGCGACAGCCCGGAGAACTTCTCCCACTGGCTGCGGGGCCTGGATATCAAACTGAGACTGATCGTCCCCCGGGCGCCCACCAGCTACGGCCACGGCTACTCGTGGTTCCCGTACCGCGCCGATCGCGCGGAGCACGAGTTGGCGGAGGGAATCGCCCGCAGTCGTGATCTCCTAGAGCGCCTCGTCGATGACCTGCTCGGCAAGTTCGGATCTTCGGACAAGCCTGCGGTGCTCGGCTTCTCTCAGGGGGGTATGCTGAGCTTCGCCCTGGCCGCCCACGCGCCTGAACGCTTCTCGCTGGTGATGCCTCTGGGTGGTCTGTTGCCAGGCGAGCTCGATCCCCCTCCAATCGCGGCGCCGCAATCGCGCCCGGAGCTCCTCGCTTTTCATGGAACGGACGACCGCATCGTGCCGTTTGCCGATGCAAAGCGCGCCACGGAACGACTCTCAGCCCTGGGTTACGACGTTCACCTCCACAGCTACCCCGGTGTGGGCCACCAGATCCCGCCGGACATGCGCGCTGCGGTGTTTGCAAAGCTGCGTGAGTGGGCGGCTCGGTGA
- a CDS encoding DUF938 domain-containing protein: MRYHYPAADRNAAPILEVLRQTLPEGAHVLELASGSGQHALYFSSRLPGVRWQPSDVSDESLASIRDYRTEGDVERLLDPIKLDATKPPWNAGKFDAIMCSNMIHISPWSATQGLFGGGAESLKPGAMLITYGPYRFSGVFTADSNREFDEDLKRRNPEWGVRDVDDLERAAKAAGFTLEHTHSMPANNHMLIWRLQS, from the coding sequence ATGAGGTACCACTACCCCGCCGCGGACCGGAATGCTGCGCCAATCCTGGAAGTGCTGCGACAAACACTCCCCGAGGGTGCCCATGTGCTCGAGCTAGCCAGTGGCAGCGGTCAGCACGCGCTGTATTTCTCCTCCCGGCTACCGGGCGTGCGTTGGCAGCCGAGCGATGTCAGCGATGAGTCTCTCGCCAGCATCCGTGATTACCGCACGGAAGGCGATGTGGAGCGCCTGCTCGATCCGATCAAGCTCGACGCCACGAAGCCCCCATGGAACGCCGGCAAGTTCGACGCGATCATGTGCTCCAACATGATTCACATTTCCCCATGGAGCGCGACCCAGGGCTTGTTTGGGGGAGGAGCGGAGTCCCTCAAGCCGGGCGCCATGCTCATCACCTATGGCCCATACCGCTTCTCTGGCGTGTTTACCGCCGACAGCAACCGCGAGTTTGACGAAGACCTCAAGCGGCGAAACCCGGAGTGGGGGGTGCGAGACGTGGATGACTTGGAACGGGCAGCAAAGGCCGCCGGCTTCACGCTCGAGCACACTCACTCGATGCCGGCGAACAACCACATGCTGATCTGGCGGCTCCAGAGCTAG
- a CDS encoding AI-2E family transporter — MPDVVRGPARFLLIGAALVVVIAGLKQAQPLVVPLVFAAFLSAMSAPFVFWLERRLPAWLSVSLVVLIMLGVLVLVGAVVGTSVNQFVAAAPGYEEGLNQLFGGIGAWLQGHGVHFSRKELGELVNPGALMRFLGGTLSGVANMLSNLLLVVLTMAFILLEATTLSKKVRAAMGDPTADLSRWLKMATEVKRYVVIKTYVSMGTGITIGLFLWALGVDFPLLWGLLAFLLNYVPNIGSAIAAVPPVLLALVQFGWGRALATLGGFLLVNMLIGNVVEPALMGRRLGLSTLVVFLSLIFWGWLWGPVGMLLSVPLTMVVKILLENTQWYGAAVMLGGDPDKEPPSLPPPGMRRSRPPA, encoded by the coding sequence ATGCCCGACGTCGTGCGAGGTCCTGCCCGCTTTCTGCTGATTGGCGCTGCCCTCGTGGTGGTGATCGCGGGGCTCAAGCAAGCTCAGCCGCTAGTCGTCCCGCTGGTGTTCGCGGCGTTCCTTTCTGCGATGAGCGCACCGTTCGTCTTCTGGCTGGAGCGTCGGCTGCCCGCGTGGCTCTCCGTGAGCTTGGTCGTGCTGATCATGCTTGGAGTGCTGGTGCTGGTTGGCGCGGTCGTGGGCACCAGCGTGAACCAGTTCGTTGCCGCGGCTCCAGGCTATGAAGAGGGCCTGAACCAGCTATTCGGCGGGATCGGCGCTTGGCTGCAAGGACACGGCGTCCACTTCAGCCGCAAGGAGCTGGGTGAGCTGGTCAATCCCGGCGCGCTGATGCGCTTCTTGGGTGGAACCTTGAGCGGCGTCGCCAACATGTTGAGCAACCTCCTGTTGGTGGTGCTGACGATGGCCTTCATCCTGCTCGAAGCAACCACGCTGAGTAAGAAGGTGCGCGCGGCGATGGGAGATCCCACAGCGGACCTCAGCCGCTGGCTCAAGATGGCCACCGAGGTGAAGCGTTACGTGGTCATCAAGACCTATGTCTCGATGGGCACGGGCATCACGATTGGGCTGTTTCTGTGGGCGCTTGGCGTCGATTTTCCCCTGCTCTGGGGGCTACTGGCGTTCCTGTTGAACTACGTCCCGAACATCGGCTCCGCGATTGCGGCCGTCCCCCCAGTGTTGCTCGCGCTGGTGCAGTTTGGCTGGGGCCGGGCGCTGGCTACGCTGGGCGGCTTCCTGCTCGTGAATATGCTGATCGGCAACGTGGTCGAGCCTGCCTTGATGGGGCGCCGACTGGGGCTCTCCACGCTGGTGGTGTTCCTCAGCTTGATCTTCTGGGGCTGGTTGTGGGGACCCGTGGGGATGCTGCTCAGCGTTCCGCTCACCATGGTAGTAAAAATCCTCCTGGAAAATACCCAGTGGTACGGAGCTGCGGTGATGCTCGGCGGTGACCCAGACAAAGAGCCGCCGAGCTTGCCTCCCCCTGGCATGCGGCGCAGTCGGCCGCCGGCTTGA
- a CDS encoding crotonase/enoyl-CoA hydratase family protein has protein sequence MTTEDPSYETLSLKRDGHVAIIGLEKPTMPPQLFRDVGAAFDHLAQDQELRAVVLQSNVKPFTYGLDLQAAFSEMGAAFAGGKAKERYELFNTIKQLQSCFDKVAKSPVPVIAAIHGWCIGGGVDLVAACDIRLASADTKFSVRETKIAIVADIGTLQRLPPIIGQGNTRELAFTGKDIDAARAERIGLVNQVFADEAELKAAALAMAQEIAANAPLTVRGVKQVLDYGADKSIDAGLTFVAAWNSAFLASEDLGEAVGAFMEKRSPTFKGR, from the coding sequence ATGACGACTGAAGATCCGAGCTACGAAACCCTGAGCCTCAAGCGCGACGGCCACGTCGCGATCATTGGCTTGGAGAAGCCCACCATGCCCCCGCAGCTGTTCCGCGACGTGGGTGCTGCGTTCGATCACCTGGCGCAAGATCAGGAGCTCCGCGCGGTGGTGCTGCAGTCCAACGTCAAGCCCTTCACCTACGGGCTGGATCTACAGGCCGCGTTCTCGGAGATGGGCGCGGCGTTCGCCGGCGGCAAGGCCAAGGAACGCTACGAGCTCTTCAACACCATCAAGCAACTGCAGAGCTGCTTCGATAAAGTCGCCAAGAGCCCGGTGCCGGTTATCGCCGCGATCCACGGCTGGTGCATCGGAGGTGGCGTGGACCTCGTGGCGGCGTGCGACATCCGCCTCGCCAGCGCGGACACCAAATTTTCCGTACGGGAAACCAAGATCGCGATCGTGGCCGATATCGGCACCCTGCAGCGGCTGCCCCCGATCATCGGTCAGGGCAACACCCGCGAGCTGGCGTTCACCGGTAAAGACATCGACGCCGCTCGCGCGGAGCGCATCGGTCTGGTGAATCAAGTCTTCGCCGACGAGGCCGAGCTGAAGGCTGCGGCGCTGGCGATGGCGCAAGAAATCGCTGCCAATGCGCCACTGACGGTGCGCGGCGTGAAGCAGGTGCTCGACTACGGCGCGGACAAGAGCATCGACGCCGGGCTGACCTTCGTGGCCGCCTGGAACTCGGCATTTTTGGCCAGCGAGGACCTGGGAGAGGCCGTCGGCGCGTTCATGGAGAAGCGGAGCCCGACCTTCAAAGGTCGTTAA